Part of the Prochlorococcus sp. MIT 0603 genome is shown below.
CCTGGGTTTAAGCAAAATCTCCTTTTAAGGGATTAACAACTTACCTCTATAGTTTTGTGTAGTGTTAAGAGCATGGAATAAGATCCCTATCCTTTATTCAAAGGAGCCATTAATTAGGTTGCCTGTTGAACTTTATTGCTTGGAGCCACATTCTTATAAATCTTTAGGTGCCCCCTATGGAGACTCTGTTTCTCCATGGATGTTGAGGGGCAATGTGGTTGATCGCTTGTTAGCAGCACAGAAACACCTTAAGGAAATTGATCGCCATTACTCTTTAGCAATTTTTGATGCTTGGCGACCTATAAGAGTTCAACAATTTATGTATGATTATGCAATTAATCAAGAATGTCTAGCGCGTGGAGTTAATAGAAAAGAGAATGCTAATTCACTTGAGTTAAAAGAAGTTTTTGAGACTGTTAGTAAATTCTGGGCGGAGCCTAGCTTGGACCTTGCATCTCCTCCACCCCATAGTACTGGTGGAGCTGTTGACTTGACAATTTCTTGTGCCAAGGGGATCCCTTTAGATATGGGAGGTGAAATAGATTGTATTGGACCAGTCTCAGAGCCAAATTATTATATTAGGCAAAAAGAATTTATAGATCATCCTGACTATTTGTTATGGCATTCTAGGCGTGTGCTTTTATCTGATGCTATGAAGAAATCTGGCTTTGTTCAACATCCCCATGAGTGGTGGCATTTTAGTTATGGAGATCAGCTTTGGGCTTGGGTGAAGAATTTGCAAGCTGCGCATTATGGAGCAGTAGAACCATGATTAAGCAATTGCATTATTGTTTTAGAATCCATGGAAGAAATATAATCTCCAAAACTTTTTGACACTCCAAATTGTTTCCAGTTAACAAATAATGGATTAAGTGTTGATTCTAGGTTGTCTAAATGCATTTTTTGAAGGTAAGGTCTCGCTAATCTTTTAAGATCAGGACTTCCTCCTAGCCAAAGCTGATATTGATTGATACCACTACCAACTAAAGCCAGCTCAGCCATGTAAGGTCGAGCACATCCATTTGGACACCCTGTCATCCTTAGCAGGATCGATCTATTTATCCCTAGACCTTTTAGTTGACTTTCTATTCTTTTGATTATTTTGGGTAAGAATCTCTCTGCTTCTGTAATTGCAAGACCACATAGAGGTAGTGCAGGACAAGCAATAGCTTGTCTTTTAATAGATTCT
Proteins encoded:
- a CDS encoding M15 family metallopeptidase, producing MPVELYCLEPHSYKSLGAPYGDSVSPWMLRGNVVDRLLAAQKHLKEIDRHYSLAIFDAWRPIRVQQFMYDYAINQECLARGVNRKENANSLELKEVFETVSKFWAEPSLDLASPPPHSTGGAVDLTISCAKGIPLDMGGEIDCIGPVSEPNYYIRQKEFIDHPDYLLWHSRRVLLSDAMKKSGFVQHPHEWWHFSYGDQLWAWVKNLQAAHYGAVEP